AGGCAGCAGAGTTTCTATCATATAGTGCTGTTATATCAACAGAAGAATCTGTGGGTGATCCTAGTAATGGTAAAGATTCTTTTGATGGCATTGCAAAATTGCCAATACCAGAAATTTGAGAGTTATTGCGATTGGAAAGTAATGGCTCAGCTGTGACACTATCCTTCCTAAAATTAATAGCAGACATGTCGAATGATGAACGTGCTGAAGCCTCACCATTAGATGATTCATGAGTCCTGCTCAGTTTCAAATGGTTCTCGTTCTCTTCCGCTTCATCTCCCAAAATCTGACTTATGtcattaaaaaaatggcGGTCATCTCTAATAGTAGAAGGCATATTATCATGGCTAACATCAAGACGTGGGGTATTCTTAACATTCTCACCTGTATGGAGGGATATCATAGATGGTGAATGAGATCTCAATAGTGAATGGGTTAAATTTGGTGAAGAGCTAAATTGGAATCCGGCCGCAATATCGCTATCATTACTCAACGTATCTATGGAGGCAGTATCTGAGAATGGTGTCAGCCCTTTGATACGAagatttttattattaatcGGTAGAGACTCTTGAGAATGActcaattttattttaggTATACTTGCAGAAGCTACCACACCGGAAGGGTCATTGTGTGTAGCTTCTTTATAGGTAGGAGGATCTTTTGGTAGAATCATTGGCGAATTGGACCTAGTAGTTGCTGCTGAAAGCTGGTCTTCCAGGCTTTCGAAATCAGGAGGGTTTGATTGATGAAAATCAGTAAGTGAAAGTGATGATAGCATTGGCGAAAGTGGGACAGCTTGAGGAGAGGCAAGCTCTCTTTGAATTGAATCAGGTTGATAAAtgtttgatttcaaagtgggagaattgaaaacattTGCGCTAGGATCATTTCCTGATTTATGCCTGGAGTCATCAAACTCATCATGACGTATAACACGGTATGGTGCATTATATATCGATTCTGTGTTTACATCCAATGCCTGAACATCAGGCGACAGCAATGGTGACATCAGGACTTCTTtaggaaagaaaatattagaatCATGATACAGACCAAGTTCATTATCATTGGTGCTTTCCCTATTCTTTTGTGAACTGCTATCAGTAAAGTTTTGCTTATTGAAGATTAAGTGACTTTCATAGCTTGGCAATAGTGTGTTCGCATGTGAACACAGCTTATGTAAAACACGCATTGGAGAATCAATACTAATTTCATaatgttttcttttatctCCGACTACTCTAGAGAGTCGTAAACATATCTTGATCCAATGGTTGGCTTTGATATTGTCATACGTCGTATCTGGGTGtattttttgatgattATTGAACTTACTAGGAACAAATAGTTGGTATTGAAACTCTTTATTTACCAAATCCCCGGAACTTTCATCTAATAGCAAATTTCCCATGTTCTTAGCCTTGTTATAATTTGCATCTTTCGGTAAACCTGGGACTCTTGGACCTTTGTGTTCTGCAAGTAAAAACTTTTTAGTGGGCTCAATCCTATGTACCTTCTGATTCTTGCAAAAATATTCCATTGTCTCGGTAACATAAATTCTTATTCTATGTAATGTTAGCTTTTCCATTGGTGATAGTCTAAAATTTATAGGCAAAAAAGCATCTAAGACAATATCTTTAGAACCAATTACAATATCATAAAATAACGCATTCTCCCAATCCCTAGAGATAATTATTGGTTCACTCTCTTCCACCGAGTTATCAGACTGTGTTCTTATGATATTGACCGGAGTTCTACCAGTTAGATTAGACTTAAATGGACCATGTCTCTCCAAACTTAC
This is a stretch of genomic DNA from Nakaseomyces glabratus chromosome M, complete sequence. It encodes these proteins:
- the ALY2 gene encoding Aly2p (CAGL0M03135g~Ortholog(s) have protein binding, bridging, ubiquitin protein ligase binding activity and role in positive regulation of ubiquitin-dependent endocytosis, regulation of intracellular transport); this translates as MPIADSNSPLFPIGKDLTIPTDAKPVASTASVQIYIKLAEPVVFLQDFENLNHSDKPPGILRGSLILRILKPTKVKNLTLNFKGYARTEWIEGIPPKKQEFAEINDIINHTWPFYQSSEHHHSHHAHSSTASSSPAASNATSNNSGSNTRTGTPGNEDSPVYKGTGAALYRPLPRSTSERALRTGATQSSTPTNFSPLKNNTVLRSKSKDNLDDFARKRVLSRASSHSTLTNNSFNSSSNNNNGHTLNKTLSPMSFLRRATSSNSAHAFGVNDTPSASHRNGASTPTHPAPTGSFISDILSGNFASPGDSTTHNHAGNSSHQVNSNNQSQQATADFDPVGENGTFQPGDYIYPFEQLIPQSYPETVKAEFGFVEYYLFVSLERHGPFKSNLTGRTPVNIIRTQSDNSVEESEPIIISRDWENALFYDIVIGSKDIVLDAFLPINFRLSPMEKLTLHRIRIYVTETMEYFCKNQKVHRIEPTKKFLLAEHKGPRVPGLPKDANYNKAKNMGNLLLDESSGDLVNKEFQYQLFVPSKFNNHQKIHPDTTYDNIKANHWIKICLRLSRVVGDKRKHYEISIDSPMRVLHKLCSHANTLLPSYESHLIFNKQNFTDSSSQKNRESTNDNELGLYHDSNIFFPKEVLMSPLLSPDVQALDVNTESIYNAPYRVIRHDEFDDSRHKSGNDPSANVFNSPTLKSNIYQPDSIQRELASPQAVPLSPMLSSLSLTDFHQSNPPDFESLEDQLSAATTRSNSPMILPKDPPTYKEATHNDPSGVVASASIPKIKLSHSQESLPINNKNLRIKGLTPFSDTASIDTLSNDSDIAAGFQFSSSPNLTHSLLRSHSPSMISLHTGENVKNTPRLDVSHDNMPSTIRDDRHFFNDISQILGDEAEENENHLKLSRTHESSNGEASARSSFDMSAINFRKDSVTAEPLLSNRNNSQISGIGNFAMPSKESLPLLGSPTDSSVDITALYDRNSAAWHPLQLEGEIPLSPIVSNESHSNMLFKANQRPNDDATNTSHDDMLTRDVNPTDDSSGGLSDTDHRRTSHIGEHEKPITNAAETHKNINAVDSI